One part of the Parabacteroides distasonis ATCC 8503 genome encodes these proteins:
- a CDS encoding phosphatase PAP2 family protein: MIYRKLIVLVSLLIGFVNIAFAGVGDLDTLNVRSQAPVKERMPVVAYKFNPKSLILPASLITVGAVGTAIDGMNDFHLFSRKDSVKQIHIDNYLEWGMLGWVFVCDLMGKEKHNWVDQLCLVALAEGMNGLMVHGLKNWVNEPRPDGAPYSFPSGHTSNAFLGAHMAYKEFKDSSPILAYSGYAIAAFVAGSRLYNNRHWVADVVAGAGFGILSVELSYLIYFPIRNAIARRINRNVKNCPIVAAPVFSSNMAGFYLTYQF, translated from the coding sequence ATGATATATAGGAAATTAATCGTCTTGGTAAGCCTTTTGATAGGCTTCGTAAACATTGCGTTCGCCGGCGTTGGTGATCTCGATACGTTAAACGTACGTTCTCAAGCCCCTGTCAAGGAGAGAATGCCTGTCGTTGCCTATAAGTTTAACCCGAAAAGCTTGATTCTTCCGGCCTCATTGATAACGGTGGGAGCCGTAGGCACGGCGATTGACGGGATGAATGACTTTCACCTGTTTTCCCGGAAAGATTCCGTGAAGCAAATCCATATCGACAATTACTTGGAGTGGGGAATGCTCGGTTGGGTATTTGTCTGCGACCTTATGGGAAAAGAGAAGCATAACTGGGTGGACCAACTTTGCTTGGTCGCTTTAGCGGAGGGGATGAACGGATTGATGGTGCATGGACTGAAGAACTGGGTAAATGAGCCTCGCCCGGATGGGGCGCCTTATTCGTTTCCTTCCGGACATACCTCGAATGCTTTCTTAGGGGCGCATATGGCTTATAAGGAATTTAAGGATAGCTCACCTATACTCGCTTACTCGGGTTATGCGATAGCGGCGTTCGTGGCGGGTTCCCGCTTATACAATAACAGGCATTGGGTGGCGGATGTAGTGGCTGGTGCCGGCTTCGGTATCTTGTCGGTTGAGTTATCGTATCTGATCTATTTCCCGATTCGTAACGCTATCGCCCGGCGGATCAATCGAAATGTGAAGAACTGCCCGATCGTGGCCGCTCCGGTATTCAGTTCGAATATGGCGGGATTCTATCTGACTTATCAATTTTAA
- a CDS encoding right-handed parallel beta-helix repeat-containing protein, whose protein sequence is MKWYLWGAVVLLYSLFGSACSTEWRYDLSAYGLSPVENVDNAPAMARALEQIREKCEENQTIVVTLPKGRYEFYPDSAAERVYFISNHDQMNPKKVGLPFEGMKNMVFDGQGSELIFHGRMLPVSLLDSRNCVLKNFSIDFKHPQISQVKVVENDTVNGGITFEVAPWVHYEIRDSVFVAKGEGWELTPGSGIAFEGDTRHLVYNTSDIPVGVRGLIEVSPRLIKSPRWKDNRLVPGTVIAMRSWERPAPGVFLYHDVNTTLENIKVHYAEGMGLLAQMSENITLDGFSVCLKGADDPRYFTTQADATHFSACKGAIISKNGLYEGMMDDAINVHGTYLKVVRRVNDSTLVGRYMHPQSYGFEWGRVGDSVQFIHSSTMELIGARNRITAIKAVDQPDYRGAKEFEIRFENTVNPSIHEGSGFGIENLEWTPTVLFSDNLIRNNRARGSLFSTPRQTVVENNVFDHTSGTAILLCGDCNGWFETGACRNVLIRKNKFINSLTNMFQFTNAIISIYPEIPDLASQRKYFHSDIVIDANEFITFDRPLVYAKSVDGLVFTNNIVKQNKEYPAFHWNNYRFYFQRVIHSKIENNYFDEGFIRERDVLEENNGYDI, encoded by the coding sequence ATGAAATGGTATCTATGGGGGGCAGTTGTCCTGCTTTATTCCCTGTTTGGAAGCGCTTGTTCTACGGAATGGAGGTATGATTTGTCGGCTTATGGTTTATCCCCGGTCGAGAATGTGGATAATGCGCCCGCTATGGCGAGGGCATTGGAGCAGATACGGGAGAAATGCGAGGAAAACCAGACAATTGTGGTGACCTTGCCTAAGGGCCGCTATGAGTTTTATCCCGATAGCGCGGCGGAGCGTGTCTATTTCATCTCGAATCATGATCAAATGAATCCGAAGAAAGTAGGCTTGCCTTTCGAGGGGATGAAGAATATGGTGTTCGACGGGCAAGGTTCGGAGTTAATCTTCCACGGCAGGATGTTGCCGGTCTCTTTGCTGGATTCGAGGAATTGTGTCTTGAAAAACTTTAGTATAGACTTCAAGCACCCTCAGATTTCACAGGTAAAAGTGGTGGAGAACGATACGGTGAATGGTGGGATCACTTTCGAGGTGGCTCCGTGGGTACACTATGAGATACGGGATAGCGTGTTTGTAGCGAAGGGAGAAGGCTGGGAGTTGACTCCCGGTTCCGGTATCGCCTTCGAGGGAGATACACGTCATTTGGTGTATAATACAAGCGATATCCCGGTAGGCGTGCGGGGCTTGATCGAGGTTTCTCCAAGGCTGATAAAGTCTCCCCGTTGGAAAGACAACCGTTTGGTGCCCGGTACGGTGATCGCCATGCGTTCTTGGGAACGCCCGGCTCCCGGTGTCTTCCTGTATCATGACGTGAATACGACTCTGGAGAATATCAAGGTTCATTATGCCGAGGGAATGGGCCTCTTGGCGCAAATGAGCGAGAATATCACGCTGGATGGTTTCTCCGTTTGCTTGAAAGGGGCGGACGATCCGCGGTATTTCACGACACAGGCGGACGCTACCCATTTCTCGGCCTGCAAGGGAGCGATCATCTCCAAGAATGGTTTGTACGAAGGGATGATGGACGACGCTATCAATGTGCATGGAACTTACCTGAAAGTGGTGAGACGAGTGAATGACTCTACCTTGGTAGGCCGGTATATGCACCCGCAATCGTATGGTTTCGAATGGGGAAGGGTAGGGGATTCCGTGCAGTTCATCCATTCGAGCACCATGGAATTGATAGGGGCGAGAAACCGGATTACCGCTATCAAGGCGGTAGATCAACCGGATTACCGAGGGGCGAAGGAGTTCGAGATCCGGTTTGAGAATACGGTGAATCCTTCGATCCATGAGGGAAGCGGTTTCGGCATAGAGAATCTGGAGTGGACACCGACGGTCCTATTCTCGGATAACTTAATCCGTAATAACCGTGCCCGCGGTTCCTTGTTCAGCACGCCTCGGCAAACGGTCGTAGAGAATAATGTTTTCGATCATACCTCGGGGACGGCGATCCTGCTGTGCGGTGATTGCAACGGCTGGTTCGAGACCGGCGCTTGCCGGAACGTGTTGATCCGTAAGAATAAGTTCATCAACTCCTTGACGAATATGTTCCAATTTACGAACGCTATTATCTCTATTTATCCCGAAATCCCGGATTTAGCGTCGCAAAGGAAATATTTCCATAGTGATATCGTGATCGACGCGAATGAGTTTATCACGTTCGACAGACCTTTGGTATACGCCAAGTCCGTGGACGGGTTGGTGTTCACGAATAATATTGTCAAACAAAATAAGGAATATCCGGCTTTTCATTGGAATAACTATCGTTTCTATTTCCAGCGGGTGATCCACTCGAAAATAGAGAACAACTATTTTGATGAAGGGTTTATCCGGGAGAGGGATGTCTTAGAGGAAAATAACGGATATGATATATAG